CTCACAACCATAATTGATGTAACCTTTGGTTGACTAGCAAATGTTATAATAATAGGAGTGATATCAAAGATTAAAGCAGCATCATTAGCTCATTTTGTCCATGTCTGAATTAGTCACAAAATGAGACGCTGCCAGGTTGTCAAAAAGCAATGCCGACAGATGCATTTCTGCCTGAATTGCACGTTGCAGTTTGGTATGCAAGTGTTAATCTATGAACCAATAATGACATAAATGGAATAATCAGTTGTAAACCCTATTTTTAAGTACCGAAATTACTTAAAACATACTAATAATGCCTTGTCTACATACCCAAAATAAATCTTGAATATGCAAATTAGCTTAATTGGGTATTTATATTCCGGCTGCTAACATTACAATCTTAATTAACTCGATAAACCCTTGCAACATGAGAAAGTGACATGACAATAGCTttggtttaaaaaataataataataaaaaagaacCTACCGTCAATAAAATCTGTGGTTGTGCAAGTGCCAAATGCCAATCAAGAAAGGGCATGCTAattatactctttttttttttttaaacagtCGGCAATAGTTTACTTTACATCTACTCCTACTCTTATTCTAACTTATTTTTATGAGGGGACTCAATTTGGCCAATAGAGAGATCGACGAAAACTGAATCAACATCGAATCAAACAGATGCACAACACACCTGTCTGAAATTTTTAGAAAGCCGCTTAATGTGTCAAACCTTGCTTCCCACCCTCCAAGTCCATTGGCCACTGGGGGTTGCATCTTGCATGCTCATTATGCTTTTCAGGTTAAAAAAATCAGGAATGTGTTTcacatgataaaataaaaaattaattaaaattgtATAGTGTACTGTAAGTGGTCCAAATGACGCATTGAATTTCTCTCCTAGGCCCCTGCGCATGAAGAAAGAACCCCATTTCCTGCTGCGGCCCCGAAATTGCTCTGGTTTCACGGGAGCTGTCATCTTGGACCTGGGACAATCTTTACTGGACCCTTGGGAAGTTTCACTTGTACAAATGTCCAATATACATTGTCGGACCAATTTGGAGCTTGTCTTGTTTTGTGAAAGACTTGCAAGAACAgctaaaaaattttcaagagaAAAGGATTGCCAAAGCTAAAAATATCTTGATTGCCAAAAGTACAAGTCCAAGAAGACCATTTTCTAGCAAATACTTGTTCATGTGAATAGAGAGATCTTCATGATTGGTTTAGAATAGAATAAATTCCACTCTTGAAACATGTAGTACTCTTAAAGACTATTTGGTTTATTAATACCAAACTGCGCAAatggatcttttttttttttctttgggtcAAAAGCGCAAATGGATCTTGAGCCTCAAAGCTTGTCGCTACATAAATAAGTTATCCTATAATAATATCCATCACTTGACAAGTATATTACATTCACTTTAATGTGTAAATTTACGGCCGAAAAACATGGCATGTCATCTTATTTATATCAATCTCCATCAAACCTCCATTATCTTCCAAAAACTTGTTTAAGGTACTAAAAAAGATGTGGCTGCACATAATCAAATGACAGCCAACGGACCCCTCATGGAGGACTTTTCTCTTGCTGTCCAACTAGCATTATACTCCTAGTCCTAGACTAGATTGGCAAAATCTCGGTTACAAGTCATCCACATTTTTCTTGTGCATCCAGAGTCACCCACATTTCTTTGTTGGTGTGTTTAGTAGTCCACTACCAAACACGTCTGCGTCTACACGGACAGCAAACGCATGCGCCATCCCGGAGCCACCAGCAACAGTGACAATCATCCCAGACTGGTACCAGTGAAAAAAGTGGGGTTTCATGAGCCATAGATGAATTGTTATGGTGACAAATCTCTAGAAGTCTTTTAAAGGCAAACCCGTACAACCATCATTATGGAGTAGCTCTTTTTGACATAGAATTGTTTTGGTTGTCCAATTGgtggaagtgggaaaaaaaGTGTGAAAAGTGGAATCCCAGCTTCTTCCAGTGCTACTTTTTGTTTCTGTCCATTTGTCATGACGCTTTCACGGGTCGAAGTGGAGGAAGAGTAACGCCCCAATATGTAAGCTTCTTTTCTGTGACCCTTGTTGATGCATTAGATGTTCAATCTTCTAAAGTTGGATTTTGCATGCTATTTTTTTATCTGAAACCTCTTTCATAGTCCAGGTTCTACCAGCCTTATGTCCCTTTTTTATATTGCTTCCTGGTCTTTGtgtttttattgctttaataaGGAATGCAAAATGGGTCTCGCAGGAACGTTCTCATTTTCACAAGAATGGAAcccaaaatgagtttttatGTATATGAATTTGCTTCATGATTAGATAAAATTACGGCCTTTACTTAGAATAGGCtcatatttcttctttttcatgGCATTCTTCCTTGCGAATTTTCATACTGTCATGGAAGTTagttttacttgattttcttgtaAATTGTTGATTATCAGTGGAAAACCATTTTTAAAGTTAAACCCAGAGTTTTATTAACTCTTTTGCATCTTATTTCGTTATCCATGCATAACAAGGCGAGTTAGTTGCACCTAAAATTTTAGTTCTTTtgtatcttattttattttttgtgcatAACAGGGAGAGTTCAGCAGTTATGACTACGTCCATAGGCATGAAACTTTTCATGGTAATGGTGTTAATGCTTTCTGGCAATGGACAATTTTCAAAAGGGTTTGATACAAATGTGTCGGGAAGACCTGATGTTTTGAACATTGGGTCTATCCTAACATTGAATTCTGTTATTGGCAAAGTTGCAAAAGTTGCTATAGATGCTGCAGTAGAAGATGTGAACTCCAATCCAGCAGTTCTTCGAGGAACCAAGCTGAATATTACAACTCTTGACAGCAACTATAGTGGATTTTTGGGGATAGTCGAGGGTAAACACATTGCTCTTCTATGTTGCCCTTTTATACCTAATAAATATCAATTCCATGTTGAGAATGAGTTCTTCTGCAGTCAATTATTTGTCTTCTGGTCTTAAGCTAGTTAGAATCTAGTAAATCTCTATTTCACGAATTATTGCAGCTATTCGCTTCATGGAGACTCAAACAATGGCCATCATTGGCCCCCAATCTTCAGTTATAGCTCATGTGATATCCCACATTGCAAATGAGCTCCAAGTTCCTATGTTGTCTTATGCTGCAACGGACCCTACCCTTTCTTCACTTGAGTATCCGTTCTTTGTTAGGACCTCACCAAATGATCTGTTCCAGATGGCTGCAATAGCAGAACTAGTTGAATATTATGGATGGAGAGAGGTAATAGCAATCTATATTGATGATGATTTCGGAAGGAATGGAATAATTGCATTAGCAGATCAACTGGCAGCAAGACGTTGTCGGATCTCTTACAAAGCACCTTTCACCGCTGATGCCACCATCTCAGACATCAGGGATGTGCTGGTGCAGGTAGCCTTAACAGAGTCTCGCATTCTTGTTGTACACACTTATCCTAACAGTGGTTTAGATGTATTTTCGGTGGCGCAATCTCTAGGGATGATGGACTCTGGATTTGTGTGGTTTGCTACAACTTGGCTGACAACCATATTGGATATCAAAAACCACTTTGCTTCAGAGGCATTTAACAACATACAAGGGGTTATCACGCTGCGTATACacacaccagaatcacaaaagaaaagggacTTCATCTCTAGGTGGACTAACTTGACAAAAAAAGTGTCAGCTCGTAGTCCTATAGGGATGAATACTTATGCTCTCTATGCCTATGATACAGTTTGGCTGCTTGCTCATGCCATTGATGCTTTTTTTGAGAAGGGTGGAAACCTATCATTCTCCTATTATTCAAGGTTGGGTGAAATGAGTGGAGGGAGCCTGCATCTAAATTCCATGAGTATATTTAACGGAGGCAAATTACTGCTTGACAGATTATTACAAATCAATATGACTGGGGTAACGGGAATGTATGGTTTCACTTCAGATAGGAACCTCATTCGCCCAGCCTGTGAAGTCATTAATGTGATTGGAACAGGATTGAGGAGAATAGGTTTTTGGTCTAATTATTCTGGATTGTCAATTGCTCCTCCGGAAACACTTTATACAAAACCGCCAAACCGTTCTAGTTCAAATCAACAACTGTATAATGTGGTGTGGCCTGGACAAACAACTCAGAAACCTCGTGGCTGGGTTTTCCCTGA
This sequence is a window from Coffea eugenioides isolate CCC68of chromosome 7, Ceug_1.0, whole genome shotgun sequence. Protein-coding genes within it:
- the LOC113777513 gene encoding glutamate receptor 3.6, whose amino-acid sequence is MESSAVMTTSIGMKLFMVMVLMLSGNGQFSKGFDTNVSGRPDVLNIGSILTLNSVIGKVAKVAIDAAVEDVNSNPAVLRGTKLNITTLDSNYSGFLGIVEAIRFMETQTMAIIGPQSSVIAHVISHIANELQVPMLSYAATDPTLSSLEYPFFVRTSPNDLFQMAAIAELVEYYGWREVIAIYIDDDFGRNGIIALADQLAARRCRISYKAPFTADATISDIRDVLVQVALTESRILVVHTYPNSGLDVFSVAQSLGMMDSGFVWFATTWLTTILDIKNHFASEAFNNIQGVITLRIHTPESQKKRDFISRWTNLTKKVSARSPIGMNTYALYAYDTVWLLAHAIDAFFEKGGNLSFSYYSRLGEMSGGSLHLNSMSIFNGGKLLLDRLLQINMTGVTGMYGFTSDRNLIRPACEVINVIGTGLRRIGFWSNYSGLSIAPPETLYTKPPNRSSSNQQLYNVVWPGQTTQKPRGWVFPDNGREMKIGVPNRASFREFVQEVPGADTFKGYCIDVFTAALNLLPYGVPYKLVAYGDGRTNPSGTELVRLITAGVYDAAVGDIAITTNRTRMVDFTQPYIESGLVVVAPVRKSNSNAWAFLRPFTPQMWAVTAIFFLIVGAVVWILEHRMNDEFRGPPRKQVVTILWFSLSTLFFSHRENTVSTLGRVVLVFWLFVVLIINSSYTASLTSILTVQQLFSPIKGIESLISSEDRIGYQLGSFSRDYLIEEVGIHESRLVPLNMPEDYVKALKDGPRNGGVAAVIDERAYIELFLSTQCEFSIVGQEFTKNGWGFAFPRDSPLALDMSTAILKLSESGELQQIHDKWLQRSACSSQSTKLVVDRLQLGSFSGLFFVCGLACLLALLVYFILIVRQFLRYHSEPESESSGQSSRSARIQTFLSFVDEKEESVRARSKRRHLEGVSNLSNYENTAENGSSKRYRTEMLSNRSVSFGDLD